From the genome of Brachyhypopomus gauderio isolate BG-103 chromosome 20, BGAUD_0.2, whole genome shotgun sequence, one region includes:
- the rcan1b gene encoding calcipressin-1 isoform X2, producing the protein MQEAENGDGAATADVQVTEQPCALIACKVPEDVFNDTRLKDEFEGLFRPFDAGVSFQFFKSFRRVRINFTDALAASEARVNLHKSNFNGKEMRLYFAQSVHIGSPRLEPPKPDKQFLISPPASPPVGWEPSQDATPVINYDLLCAVSKLGPGEQYELHSGTTTTPSVIVHVCEDDSSGGEEEMEGAKRARPKIIQTRRPEYGPSVKQ; encoded by the exons ATGCAGGAGGCGGAGAACGGGGACGGGGCGGCGACGGCGGACGTGCAGGTGACCGAGCAGCCCTGCGCGCTCATCGCATGTAAGGTCCCCGAGGATGTGTTCAATGACACACGTCTGAAG GACGAGTTTGAGGGACTCTTCCGGCCGTTCGATGCCGGCGTGTCGTTCCAGTTCTTCAAAAGCTTCCGCAGAGTGCGAATCAACTTCACGGACGCGCTCGCCGCGTCGGAAGCCCGCGTGAACCTCCACAAGAGCAACTTCAACGGCAAAGAGATGCGCCTCTATTTTGCCCAG TCCGTGCACATAGGCAGTCCTCGACTAGAACCTCCAAAGCCGGACAAACAGTTCCTCATCTCTCCCCCTGCTTCACCCCCGGTGGGCTGGGAGCCGTCTCAGGACGCTACGCCTGTCATTAATTATGACCTTCTCTGTGCCGTCTCCAAACTCGGCCCAG GTGAGCAGTACGAGCTCCACAgtggcaccaccaccacccccagtgTCATCGTGCACGTGTGCGAGGACGACAGCTCGGGCGGGGAGGAGGAAATGGAAGGGGCGAAGCGTGCCCGCCCCAAAATCATCCAGACCCGTCGTCCGGAATACGGGCCGTCCGTCAAGCAGTGA
- the smim11 gene encoding small integral membrane protein 11 has protein sequence MINWQALDNVPILLYILAAKTLLLCLAFAGTKLYQQKRAEAALKKQLEMKKKLAQETQELIDKKTD, from the exons ATGATCAACTGGCAG GCTTTGGACAATGTCCCGATCCTCCTGTACATCCTGGCTGCTAAGACCTTGCTTTTGTGTCTCGCCTTCGCCGGGACGAAGCTGTACCAGCAGAAGAGAGCGGAAGCTGCCCTAAAGAAGCAACTGGAGATGAAGAAAAAGCTTGCTCAGGAAACACAGGAGCTCATTGACAAGAAGACTGACTGA
- the rcan1b gene encoding uncharacterized protein rcan1b isoform X1: protein MQEAENGDGAATADVQVTEQPCALIACKVPEDVFNDTRLKDEFEGLFRPFDAGVSFQFFKSFRRVRINFTDALAASEARVNLHKSNFNGKEMRLYFAQVSSTSSTVAPPPPPVSSCTCARTTARAGRRKWKGRSVPAPKSSRPVVRNTGRPSSSEPGRAGKHFIYSKCPVRLQETQSCSLPSPTVPVGGGGGRSEWKRFFLIGAGGGVEWPSSSSSSSSPSSSSYGFDFMLVKLRGTRGLEVRLLLF, encoded by the exons ATGCAGGAGGCGGAGAACGGGGACGGGGCGGCGACGGCGGACGTGCAGGTGACCGAGCAGCCCTGCGCGCTCATCGCATGTAAGGTCCCCGAGGATGTGTTCAATGACACACGTCTGAAG GACGAGTTTGAGGGACTCTTCCGGCCGTTCGATGCCGGCGTGTCGTTCCAGTTCTTCAAAAGCTTCCGCAGAGTGCGAATCAACTTCACGGACGCGCTCGCCGCGTCGGAAGCCCGCGTGAACCTCCACAAGAGCAACTTCAACGGCAAAGAGATGCGCCTCTATTTTGCCCAG GTGAGCAGTACGAGCTCCACAgtggcaccaccaccacccccagtgTCATCGTGCACGTGTGCGAGGACGACAGCTCGGGCGGGGAGGAGGAAATGGAAGGGGCGAAGCGTGCCCGCCCCAAAATCATCCAGACCCGTCGTCCGGAATACGGGCCGTCCGTCAAGCAGTGAACCTGGCAGAGCGGGAAAACACTTCATCTACTCGAAATGTCCTGTCCGGCTCCAGGAGACTCAGTCATGCAGTTTGCCTTCCCCTACTGTccccgtgggggggggggggggtcgcagTGAGTGGAAGCGCTTCTTCCTGATCGGGGCGGGCGGGGGAGTTGAGtggccatcatcatcatcatcatcctcatcaccatcatcatcctcatatGGGTTTGATTTCATGCTGGTTAAATTACGCGGAACCAGAGGTTTAGAAGTTCGTCTGCTTTTGTTTTGA